In a single window of the Leptospira sanjuanensis genome:
- the xseA gene encoding exodeoxyribonuclease VII large subunit: MEDSKPLSVSEVTRILKTLITGSKDLKNIWVRGEISNYSKPSSGHIYFSLKDSGSLIRCTFFNYSNKNYSGKPLSDGKEIQVYGTVTLYEAGGSYNLNVTRVEELGQGDILLQIEKLKQKLAAEGLFDPERKRRIPSFPKTLGIATSPSGAAIEDIIKVARSRFPGINILIAPCVVQGEEAPDSIVSAIEELNKPSWNVDVIIAGRGGGSFEDLMAFNDEKVIRAYADSRVPIISAVGHQTDVLLSDFAADFYTPTPTAAAEHAVPKEEDVLQFLSQLEGRLRTSLQAKVSSSKDRLRLLSGKFIFKEPMQLLNQRSQRIDEIGVRLQKAVSNKMDLAKVRLERYDNLTSKIRNILYHKKQKAEFWTSKVEDLSPAATMKRGYSIVRNQKGNIIRSPEETKPEEELQVLLSGGTMQVIRKGN, encoded by the coding sequence TTGGAAGATTCCAAACCACTTTCCGTTTCGGAAGTCACGAGGATTCTCAAAACTCTCATCACCGGATCCAAGGACTTAAAGAACATCTGGGTTCGGGGAGAAATCTCCAATTACAGCAAACCCAGTTCCGGACATATTTACTTTTCGCTGAAAGATTCCGGATCGCTGATCCGTTGCACTTTTTTCAATTATTCCAATAAGAATTATTCCGGAAAACCTCTCTCCGACGGAAAGGAAATCCAAGTCTACGGAACGGTGACTCTTTACGAAGCGGGAGGTTCTTACAACCTCAACGTAACGCGGGTCGAAGAACTTGGACAAGGCGATATTCTTCTTCAAATCGAAAAGTTGAAACAAAAACTGGCTGCGGAAGGACTCTTTGATCCCGAACGCAAACGGAGAATTCCTTCGTTTCCCAAAACTCTCGGAATCGCGACCTCGCCTTCGGGTGCTGCGATCGAAGACATCATCAAAGTCGCCCGTTCCCGATTTCCGGGGATCAACATATTGATCGCGCCTTGCGTCGTTCAAGGGGAAGAAGCGCCCGATTCGATCGTATCCGCCATTGAAGAATTGAACAAACCTTCGTGGAACGTGGACGTGATCATCGCGGGACGAGGAGGAGGAAGTTTCGAGGATCTTATGGCGTTTAACGACGAAAAGGTGATTCGGGCTTATGCTGACTCGAGGGTCCCGATCATCTCCGCTGTCGGTCACCAGACGGACGTATTGTTAAGCGACTTTGCCGCCGATTTTTATACGCCCACTCCGACGGCCGCGGCGGAACACGCCGTTCCGAAGGAAGAGGACGTTCTTCAGTTTTTATCTCAGTTGGAAGGAAGACTACGAACCTCTTTGCAGGCAAAGGTTTCTTCGAGCAAGGATCGGCTTCGACTTTTGTCCGGAAAATTCATCTTCAAAGAACCGATGCAGCTTCTCAATCAGAGAAGTCAAAGAATCGACGAGATCGGAGTTCGATTGCAGAAAGCCGTTTCCAACAAAATGGATTTGGCGAAAGTTCGACTCGAACGATACGATAACCTTACATCCAAGATTCGGAATATTCTATATCATAAAAAACAAAAGGCCGAGTTTTGGACTTCCAAGGTGGAGGATCTTTCTCCGGCGGCTACGATGAAGCGCGGTTACTCCATCGTTCGAAATCAAAAAGGCAACATTATACGATCTCCGGAAGAAACCAAGCCGGAAGAAGAATTGCAGGTTTTGCTTTCCGGTGGGACGATGCAAGTGATCAGAAAAGGAAACTAA
- a CDS encoding phosphatase domain-containing protein, with translation MSEQPESKTPAAKLVDKKRIAICGGTLGRENRYYVRGQVVDAGITEEMRDDSRWDLMNGLFEGQEYEITPFLDYGLEPVRKPILVAEIWDESNNLVHQSPEIKGDDGGFFFHEFTKPLTPGKYTFQIHFRRLDSYRQFTKDIAYLNQKGKSEISGQSLIGKGKLRILPENFSGFVTTSDIDQTYLATDIHSNKGKLSTLFETPQQKLPLPGMPALYREIRMATDDSPLCFISASPHFFRRTLLTTIRSHSIVTESLHLKYLEGTIKGIVEKFWDSVTHPAKFITDGILGSVERIRKFAGASFQSLFDQMSYKLTILLRDRLYLPTNSKEILIGDNTESDYLIFLLYQYILCGKMQGKELEDYLYHLNFLGRDAITRDAAKTIRELGEENRKIHGDVNSVSLVLINKTAHGPDEEEMHWNVQSALPAGIDPFKQKEIRSYVLTEGAPGFAVVLQDNGILDTSAVFRIVAEMAGEWMEGHVIDSQAIMDWIRDLSLPGDYQDEKDLILEGLKKAFNKEEIS, from the coding sequence TTGAGCGAACAACCAGAATCCAAAACGCCTGCAGCCAAGTTAGTGGATAAAAAAAGGATCGCGATTTGCGGGGGAACACTCGGACGCGAGAATCGGTATTACGTTCGAGGTCAGGTTGTGGACGCGGGAATCACGGAAGAAATGCGGGACGATTCCCGTTGGGATCTGATGAACGGTCTTTTCGAAGGCCAAGAATACGAAATCACTCCGTTTTTGGATTACGGTCTCGAACCGGTCCGCAAACCGATCTTAGTCGCGGAAATCTGGGATGAATCAAACAACCTCGTACACCAATCTCCCGAAATCAAAGGAGACGACGGTGGATTCTTCTTTCACGAATTCACAAAACCGTTGACCCCCGGAAAGTATACGTTTCAGATTCATTTTCGAAGATTGGATTCTTACAGACAATTCACCAAGGACATCGCCTATCTCAATCAGAAGGGAAAGAGCGAAATTTCGGGTCAATCTCTGATCGGCAAAGGCAAGCTTCGAATTCTTCCCGAAAACTTCAGCGGCTTCGTGACGACTTCGGACATCGATCAAACCTATCTCGCGACCGACATTCATTCGAACAAAGGAAAACTTTCCACGTTATTCGAAACGCCGCAGCAAAAGCTTCCTCTTCCCGGAATGCCCGCGCTCTACCGCGAAATCCGAATGGCGACCGATGATTCTCCCTTATGTTTTATTTCCGCGAGTCCGCATTTTTTCAGAAGAACCTTGTTAACGACGATTCGCAGTCATTCCATCGTTACCGAATCGTTGCATCTCAAGTATCTGGAAGGAACGATCAAAGGGATCGTCGAAAAATTTTGGGATTCGGTGACACATCCGGCCAAATTCATCACGGACGGAATTTTGGGTTCGGTGGAACGAATTCGAAAATTCGCCGGAGCTTCGTTTCAGAGTCTGTTCGATCAGATGAGTTATAAACTTACGATTCTTCTCCGGGATCGTTTGTATCTGCCCACCAACTCAAAGGAAATATTGATCGGAGACAACACCGAAAGCGACTATCTGATCTTTCTTTTGTATCAATACATTCTTTGCGGAAAAATGCAGGGAAAGGAATTGGAAGATTATCTCTATCATCTCAATTTTTTGGGAAGAGACGCGATCACGAGAGACGCGGCAAAAACGATTCGCGAACTCGGAGAAGAAAACCGCAAGATTCACGGAGATGTAAATTCTGTATCGCTCGTTCTTATCAATAAAACCGCGCACGGACCGGACGAAGAGGAAATGCACTGGAACGTTCAGAGCGCGCTTCCCGCGGGAATCGATCCGTTCAAACAAAAAGAAATTCGTTCGTATGTTCTTACCGAAGGCGCGCCGGGGTTTGCGGTTGTACTTCAAGATAATGGAATATTAGATACTTCTGCAGTGTTTCGAATCGTCGCGGAAATGGCCGGAGAATGGATGGAAGGCCATGTGATCGATTCTCAAGCGATTATGGACTGGATTCGAGATCTTTCTTTGCCGGGCGATTATCAGGACGAAAAGGATCTGATCTTGGAAGGATTGAAGAAGGCTTTCAACAAGGAAGAAATTTCTTAA
- the cimA gene encoding (R)-citramalate synthase CimA — protein sequence MTKTKNKLEILDVTLRDGEQTRGVSFSTSEKLNIAKFLLQKLNVDRVEIASARVSKGEFETVQKIIEWAESEKIADRIELLGFVDGNKTVDWIRDSGAKVLNLLTKGSLHHLEKQLNKTPKEFFTDVSFVIEYAIKNGLRVNVYLEDWSNGFRNSPDYVMSLVEHLSKEHIERIFLPDTLGVLSPAETFRGIDSLIQKYPELHFEFHGHNDYDLSVANSLEAIRAGVKGLHASMNGLGERAGNTPLEALITAIHDKSSAKTNVNELAITEASRLVEVFSGKRISANRPIVGEDVFTQTAGVHADGDKKGNLYANPILPERFGRKRSYALGKLAGKASISENVKQLGMVLSDVVLQKVLERVIELGDQNKLVTPEDLPFIIADVSGRTGEKVLTIKSCNIHSGIGIRPHAQIEIEYQGKVHKEISEGDGGYDAFMNALTKITNRLGISIPKLMDYEVRIPPGGKTDALVETMITWNKSADLEEDQTFKTMGVHPDQTIAAVHATEKMLNQILQPWQT from the coding sequence ATGACAAAGACGAAAAACAAACTGGAGATTTTAGACGTAACGTTGAGAGACGGAGAGCAAACCAGAGGAGTCAGCTTTTCCACTTCCGAAAAATTGAATATTGCAAAATTCTTATTACAAAAACTCAACGTGGACCGCGTGGAAATCGCTTCCGCAAGGGTTTCCAAGGGAGAATTCGAAACCGTTCAAAAAATCATAGAATGGGCCGAGAGCGAAAAAATCGCCGATCGGATCGAACTCTTGGGATTCGTGGACGGAAACAAAACCGTGGATTGGATTCGAGACAGCGGTGCAAAGGTTTTGAATCTTCTTACGAAAGGTTCCCTACATCATCTTGAAAAACAATTAAACAAAACTCCGAAAGAATTCTTCACGGACGTTTCTTTCGTCATCGAATACGCGATCAAGAACGGACTGAGGGTCAACGTTTATCTCGAAGACTGGTCGAACGGATTTCGGAACAGTCCCGATTACGTGATGAGCCTTGTGGAACATCTCAGCAAGGAACATATCGAAAGAATTTTTCTTCCCGACACGTTAGGCGTTCTTTCTCCTGCGGAAACGTTTCGAGGAATCGACAGCCTGATTCAGAAGTATCCCGAACTTCACTTCGAGTTTCACGGACACAACGATTACGATCTTTCGGTGGCGAACAGCCTCGAAGCAATCCGCGCCGGAGTAAAAGGTTTGCACGCATCCATGAACGGACTGGGAGAAAGGGCTGGAAACACACCGCTTGAGGCGCTCATCACCGCGATCCACGACAAATCTTCCGCTAAGACGAACGTCAACGAACTTGCAATCACGGAAGCGAGCCGACTCGTGGAGGTCTTCAGTGGAAAAAGAATCTCCGCAAACAGACCGATCGTGGGAGAAGACGTATTCACACAAACCGCCGGAGTTCACGCCGACGGAGATAAAAAAGGAAATCTCTACGCAAATCCGATTTTACCGGAACGATTCGGACGGAAAAGAAGTTACGCGTTGGGAAAGCTTGCAGGCAAAGCGAGCATTTCCGAAAACGTAAAACAACTCGGAATGGTGTTGAGCGACGTCGTATTGCAAAAGGTTTTGGAACGGGTCATCGAACTCGGGGACCAAAACAAACTCGTAACACCGGAAGATCTTCCCTTTATCATCGCCGACGTTTCGGGTAGAACCGGAGAAAAGGTTCTTACGATCAAATCTTGCAATATTCATTCCGGTATCGGAATTAGACCGCATGCTCAAATCGAAATCGAATACCAAGGAAAGGTACATAAGGAAATTTCCGAAGGAGACGGGGGTTATGATGCGTTTATGAACGCGCTTACCAAAATCACGAACCGTCTCGGGATCAGCATTCCGAAACTCATGGACTACGAAGTCAGAATTCCTCCCGGAGGAAAAACGGACGCCCTCGTCGAAACCATGATCACCTGGAATAAGTCCGCCGATTTAGAGGAAGATCAAACCTTCAAAACTATGGGAGTTCATCCGGATCAAACGATCGCAGCCGTACACGCGACTGAAAAAATGCTCAATCAGATCCTTCAACCATGGCAAACTTAA
- a CDS encoding exodeoxyribonuclease VII small subunit — protein MAESKSKISFEEALMELEQIAEKLERQDFSLEESLKAYERGMELKKICQGILDTAEGKIEALTKDETKKTVKTGFIKGGESKSESKSSASSSAKSSEEEDLF, from the coding sequence ATGGCAGAATCAAAATCTAAAATTTCATTCGAAGAAGCTCTGATGGAACTTGAACAAATCGCGGAAAAATTGGAACGCCAGGATTTCAGTTTGGAAGAATCTCTCAAAGCTTACGAACGAGGAATGGAACTCAAAAAGATCTGCCAAGGAATTCTGGATACTGCCGAAGGAAAGATCGAAGCTTTAACCAAAGACGAAACAAAAAAAACGGTGAAAACCGGATTCATCAAAGGCGGAGAATCCAAGTCGGAATCGAAATCTTCAGCGTCTTCTTCTGCAAAGTCTTCCGAAGAAGAAGACTTGTTCTAA
- a CDS encoding DedA family protein → MTFQETLIQILNRFSETDPIFLWLFFAFSNFAENVFPPWPGDTITVFGGFLVARNLNSFGWPALVTSTFAGNLFGAWIMYRFGQMFLHWVRKKNFPFKDSLYDEESIEKTFAWFRRNSILVILFSRFSAGIRFFVSIVAGMVKMNPILFFGAFSIAVSLWCGILIFSGFYLGSHWEDVLGFLEIYNRIILTLIVIFAVLFFWFRRQKTGKTNS, encoded by the coding sequence ATGACTTTTCAGGAAACGCTGATCCAAATTCTAAACCGTTTTTCCGAAACGGACCCGATCTTTCTCTGGCTCTTTTTCGCCTTCTCCAATTTTGCGGAAAACGTTTTTCCTCCCTGGCCGGGAGATACGATCACCGTGTTCGGAGGATTTCTCGTCGCAAGAAATCTGAATTCATTCGGTTGGCCGGCTCTGGTTACGAGCACGTTTGCCGGCAATTTATTCGGGGCTTGGATCATGTATCGTTTCGGACAAATGTTCCTGCATTGGGTTCGCAAAAAGAATTTTCCGTTTAAGGATTCTCTCTACGACGAAGAATCGATCGAAAAGACGTTCGCTTGGTTTCGCAGAAATTCGATCTTAGTCATTTTGTTCAGCCGATTCTCCGCGGGAATCCGATTCTTTGTTTCGATCGTCGCCGGAATGGTGAAGATGAATCCGATTTTGTTTTTCGGAGCTTTCAGCATAGCCGTTTCTCTTTGGTGCGGAATTTTGATTTTTTCCGGTTTTTATCTCGGGTCGCACTGGGAAGACGTTCTGGGTTTTTTAGAAATTTATAATAGGATCATTCTTACTTTGATCGTGATTTTCGCGGTTTTGTTTTTCTGGTTTCGCAGACAAAAAACGGGGAAAACCAATTCTTAG
- a CDS encoding AI-2E family transporter gives MIEPAHANPEPGKYTFLIFFSILFIFALGVFFLVFRPYLYSSLMALILYLATRRQYKLLKGYLGEKFQWLVPWIMITLVSMIVLIPSYFVIRTLIQEALSILFKMRISLSEDKVIETLMNFAMLTDFITDNEFFWVKVPEIYGEFAENYVDILNLDSIYGILSNASSFILGNIELPTGILMNLFFALLVLFFLYQDGKKVERFILDNLPFSRQLEEQVGRKVTSAVQTVIRGNLIISILQGTAIYVLLLIAGISSPFLYASLAAFFSIIPVIGTSVVWLPIGLYILFLENNPMMAVFFMGSGLFFYLALENFVKPRMLDKKLQVHPLLIFLSLIGGIKEFGIMGLVVGPVAVTLVVILWDFWKLYRRELILNKGHR, from the coding sequence ATGATCGAGCCAGCACATGCAAACCCCGAACCGGGAAAATATACGTTTCTGATATTCTTTTCGATCCTGTTTATCTTCGCGCTCGGCGTTTTCTTTCTCGTATTTCGTCCGTATTTGTATTCTTCTTTGATGGCGCTGATTTTGTATCTCGCAACCAGAAGACAATACAAACTCTTGAAGGGATATTTAGGGGAGAAGTTTCAGTGGCTCGTACCGTGGATCATGATCACTCTCGTTTCGATGATCGTTCTCATCCCATCGTATTTCGTGATCCGCACCTTGATTCAAGAGGCGCTTTCGATTCTTTTTAAAATGAGAATTTCGTTAAGCGAAGACAAGGTCATCGAAACTCTGATGAACTTCGCGATGCTCACGGATTTCATCACTGACAACGAATTCTTCTGGGTAAAAGTTCCCGAAATCTACGGAGAATTCGCGGAGAACTACGTCGATATTCTCAACTTGGATTCGATCTACGGAATTTTGAGCAACGCCTCTTCGTTTATTTTAGGAAACATCGAACTCCCGACCGGAATTCTGATGAATCTTTTCTTCGCTTTGCTCGTTTTATTCTTTTTGTATCAAGACGGAAAAAAAGTCGAACGGTTCATCTTGGACAATCTTCCCTTTTCCAGACAACTCGAGGAACAGGTGGGAAGAAAAGTGACGTCCGCCGTACAAACCGTAATCCGCGGAAATCTCATCATTTCGATCTTACAGGGAACTGCGATCTATGTCCTTCTTTTGATCGCGGGAATTTCGAGTCCGTTTTTATACGCGAGTTTGGCCGCTTTTTTTTCCATCATTCCCGTGATCGGAACGTCGGTGGTTTGGTTGCCGATCGGGCTTTATATTCTCTTTTTGGAAAACAATCCGATGATGGCCGTGTTTTTTATGGGAAGCGGTTTGTTCTTTTATCTCGCTCTGGAGAATTTCGTAAAACCGAGAATGCTCGATAAAAAACTGCAGGTTCACCCTCTTCTGATTTTTCTTTCCCTCATCGGAGGAATCAAGGAATTCGGAATCATGGGACTCGTTGTCGGACCGGTCGCCGTCACGTTAGTCGTCATTCTTTGGGATTTTTGGAAACTCTACCGTAGAGAATTGATTCTGAACAAGGGGCATCGGTAA
- a CDS encoding vitamin B12-dependent ribonucleotide reductase: MKLNRHFTVPSNGESSSIQWAKRNSRITNPDGSKVFEANNILVPEGWSQVAVDILAQKYFRRKGIPKYLKKVQEEGIPEWLQKSVPDTEKLESLKPEDRFGGETSALEVFHRLAGCWTYWGYKYKYFSDEESAKVFYDEIVYMLATQMAAPNSPQWFNTGLNWAYGIDGKSQGHYYVDPATGKLVKSASAYEHPQPHACFIQSVDDDLVNDGGIMDLWVREARLFKYGSGTGTNFSNLRGENEPLSGGGKSSGLMSFLKIGDRAAGAIKSGGTTRRAAKMVCLDVDHPDIESFIDWKVTEEKKVASLVTGSMLNNRHLNAIMSACYEMETEDRFDPKKNSALKKTILEAKKVLIPDNYIKRVIDLAKQGYKEILFEELTTDWQSDAYNTVSGQNSNNSVRLTNEFMTAVEQDQPWNLYFRTEKEKAKAEGRKAKPSQTLRARELWEKISYAAWASADPGTQYHTTINEWHTCPEDGSINASNPCSEYMFLDNTACNLASANLQKFVNLETLNFDVEGFRYLCRLWTIILEISVTMAQFPSKEIAELSYKFRTLGLGYANLGSILMILGIPYDSQEAMAITGAISSIMHMTAYATSAEMAKEQGPFAGYAKNKKHMLRVIRNHRRAAYNAPSGDYEGLTITPVGINPAFCPSYMLKAAQEDADLALELGEKYGYRNAQVTVIAPTGTIGLVMDCDTTGIEPDFALVKFKKLAGGGYFKIINQSVPYGLKKLGYSPSEIEAIVNYCKGHATLNGAPVVNTQALKEKGFTNEILEKVEASLPLAFDINFAFNKFNLGEDFLTRNLGIAKEVFDAPGFSLLEYLGFTKEEINKANDYVCGTMTIENAPFLKEKDYPVFDCANKCGKYGKRFLSYESHIRTMAAAQPFISGAISKTINLPEDAVVEDIKNAYFLSWKMMIKANALYRDGSKLSQPLNSVLELLNGIELDEHDEVREAMISKDPVQIAEKVITKYISHRRKLPSRRAGYTQKAIVGGHKVYLRTGEYEDGQIGEIFIDMHKEGAAFRSLMNAFAISVSLGLQHGVPLEEYVDAFTFFKFEPNGIVSGNKHIKMSTSVIDYIFRELAITYLGRYDLGQVAPEDLRGDEIGSKRATAESNHREPVNNSTATAVAEVAPKKEVETISYSQMISKERTAAPTGIALLEEVKLAKIKGYTGDSCSECGSFEMVRNGSCLKCMSCGSTTGCS; this comes from the coding sequence ATGAAGCTGAATCGTCATTTTACCGTTCCTTCCAATGGTGAATCGTCCTCTATTCAATGGGCGAAGCGTAATTCCCGGATTACAAATCCGGATGGATCCAAGGTATTCGAGGCAAACAATATCCTCGTGCCCGAAGGATGGTCCCAGGTTGCGGTGGACATCCTTGCGCAGAAATACTTTCGCAGAAAAGGAATCCCTAAGTATCTCAAAAAAGTACAAGAGGAAGGAATTCCTGAATGGCTTCAAAAATCGGTTCCCGATACGGAAAAACTCGAATCCTTAAAACCGGAAGATCGTTTCGGCGGTGAGACGAGTGCACTCGAAGTCTTTCATAGACTTGCGGGTTGTTGGACATATTGGGGATACAAATACAAATATTTCTCCGATGAGGAAAGCGCCAAAGTTTTCTATGATGAAATCGTTTATATGCTCGCGACTCAGATGGCGGCTCCGAATTCTCCTCAGTGGTTCAACACCGGTTTGAACTGGGCTTATGGAATCGACGGTAAATCCCAAGGCCACTACTACGTTGATCCCGCAACCGGCAAACTCGTTAAATCCGCTTCCGCGTACGAACATCCGCAACCGCACGCGTGTTTTATCCAAAGCGTGGATGATGATCTCGTCAACGACGGCGGTATCATGGATCTTTGGGTCCGCGAAGCTCGTCTTTTTAAATACGGTTCCGGAACGGGAACCAACTTTTCCAATTTAAGAGGAGAAAACGAACCTCTTTCCGGCGGAGGAAAAAGCTCCGGTCTGATGAGTTTCTTAAAAATTGGGGACCGCGCCGCAGGTGCGATCAAATCCGGTGGAACCACTCGCCGCGCGGCGAAGATGGTTTGTCTCGACGTAGACCATCCCGATATCGAAAGTTTTATCGATTGGAAAGTGACGGAAGAAAAGAAAGTCGCTTCTCTCGTAACCGGTTCGATGCTGAACAACAGACATCTCAATGCGATTATGTCCGCGTGTTACGAGATGGAAACCGAAGATCGTTTCGATCCCAAAAAGAATTCCGCATTAAAGAAAACCATTCTCGAAGCGAAGAAGGTTCTCATTCCGGACAACTACATCAAACGTGTGATCGACCTTGCAAAACAAGGATACAAGGAAATTCTTTTTGAAGAATTGACCACCGATTGGCAGTCCGACGCGTACAACACAGTATCCGGTCAGAACAGCAATAACTCAGTTCGTTTAACGAATGAGTTCATGACCGCGGTGGAACAGGATCAACCTTGGAATCTGTATTTCAGAACCGAAAAGGAAAAAGCAAAAGCGGAAGGACGCAAAGCGAAACCTTCCCAAACTTTGAGAGCCCGCGAACTCTGGGAAAAAATTTCCTACGCGGCTTGGGCCAGCGCGGATCCGGGAACACAATATCACACTACCATCAACGAATGGCATACGTGTCCGGAAGACGGTTCGATCAATGCGTCGAACCCCTGCTCCGAATATATGTTTTTGGACAACACCGCTTGTAACCTTGCGTCCGCGAACTTACAAAAATTCGTGAACCTTGAAACGTTGAACTTCGACGTGGAGGGTTTTCGTTATCTCTGCAGACTTTGGACCATCATTCTCGAAATCTCGGTGACGATGGCTCAGTTTCCTTCCAAGGAAATCGCCGAACTTTCCTATAAGTTCCGTACTTTAGGATTGGGTTACGCGAACCTCGGTTCGATCCTGATGATTCTTGGGATCCCTTATGATTCTCAAGAAGCAATGGCGATCACCGGGGCGATTTCTTCCATCATGCACATGACCGCTTACGCTACTTCCGCGGAAATGGCGAAAGAACAAGGTCCGTTTGCTGGTTACGCAAAGAATAAGAAGCACATGCTTCGTGTGATTCGTAACCATAGAAGAGCGGCTTACAACGCTCCGTCCGGCGATTACGAAGGTTTAACGATCACTCCTGTGGGAATCAATCCTGCCTTCTGCCCTTCTTATATGCTCAAAGCGGCGCAAGAAGACGCGGATTTGGCGCTGGAACTCGGTGAAAAATACGGGTACAGAAACGCGCAAGTAACCGTGATTGCTCCTACCGGAACGATCGGTCTTGTAATGGATTGTGATACGACTGGAATCGAGCCCGACTTCGCGCTCGTGAAGTTTAAAAAACTCGCTGGGGGCGGTTACTTCAAAATCATCAATCAATCCGTTCCTTATGGTTTGAAAAAACTCGGTTATTCTCCTTCCGAAATCGAAGCGATCGTGAACTATTGTAAAGGTCATGCGACTTTGAACGGAGCGCCTGTGGTCAATACGCAAGCTCTGAAAGAAAAAGGATTCACGAACGAGATTCTCGAAAAAGTGGAAGCTTCCCTTCCTCTCGCGTTCGACATCAACTTTGCGTTCAACAAATTCAACTTAGGCGAAGACTTTCTTACCAGAAACTTAGGAATCGCAAAAGAAGTTTTCGACGCTCCGGGTTTCTCTCTTCTCGAATATTTAGGATTCACCAAAGAAGAAATCAACAAGGCAAACGACTACGTTTGCGGAACGATGACGATCGAAAACGCTCCTTTCTTGAAAGAGAAGGATTATCCGGTTTTCGATTGTGCGAACAAATGCGGTAAATACGGAAAACGTTTCCTTTCTTACGAGTCCCATATTCGTACGATGGCGGCGGCTCAACCTTTTATCAGCGGCGCGATTTCCAAAACGATCAACCTCCCCGAGGATGCAGTCGTGGAAGACATCAAAAACGCGTATTTCCTCTCTTGGAAGATGATGATCAAAGCGAACGCGCTTTACAGAGACGGTTCCAAACTTTCTCAACCTCTCAATTCCGTATTAGAACTTTTGAATGGAATCGAATTGGACGAGCACGACGAAGTAAGAGAAGCGATGATTTCCAAAGATCCGGTTCAGATCGCGGAAAAGGTCATCACGAAATACATCTCCCACAGAAGAAAACTTCCGAGCAGAAGAGCGGGATACACTCAGAAAGCGATCGTAGGCGGTCACAAGGTTTATTTAAGAACCGGCGAATACGAAGACGGTCAGATCGGAGAGATCTTCATCGATATGCACAAGGAAGGAGCGGCGTTTAGAAGTTTGATGAACGCGTTTGCGATTTCCGTTTCTCTCGGTTTACAACACGGGGTTCCTTTGGAAGAATACGTGGATGCGTTTACGTTCTTCAAGTTCGAACCGAACGGAATCGTTTCCGGAAACAAACACATCAAGATGAGCACTTCCGTAATCGATTATATCTTCCGAGAATTGGCGATCACTTACTTGGGAAGATACGATCTCGGTCAAGTGGCTCCGGAAGATTTGAGAGGAGACGAGATCGGTTCCAAGCGTGCGACAGCGGAATCCAATCATCGTGAACCGGTAAATAATTCCACGGCGACTGCGGTAGCGGAAGTTGCTCCTAAAAAGGAAGTGGAAACGATTTCTTATTCTCAGATGATTTCCAAGGAAAGAACTGCGGCTCCTACCGGAATTGCCCTACTGGAAGAAGTAAAACTCGCTAAGATCAAAGGTTACACAGGTGATTCTTGTTCCGAGTGCGGTTCTTTTGAAATGGTGAGAAACGGATCTTGTCTTAAGTGTATGTCCTGCGGTTCGACCACCGGATGTTCTTGA
- a CDS encoding Smr/MutS family protein: MKKNSVKSGYSGAKTIYIRKLRFEEAQQKLEREIQEAFLAGETLIEIVHGIGEGILKKLTVDTIRSHDFLKEVDYSQFGISNPGSTLVEVLGPDKDTLKRYLK; the protein is encoded by the coding sequence ATGAAAAAAAATTCCGTCAAATCTGGATATTCAGGAGCGAAAACGATCTACATCCGCAAACTCAGGTTTGAGGAAGCCCAACAAAAACTCGAACGGGAAATCCAAGAGGCTTTTTTGGCGGGAGAAACGCTGATCGAAATCGTTCACGGAATCGGAGAAGGAATTCTCAAGAAATTGACCGTCGATACGATCCGGTCCCATGATTTTTTAAAGGAAGTCGATTATTCGCAGTTCGGAATTTCCAATCCGGGTTCCACTTTGGTCGAAGTATTAGGTCCTGATAAGGACACTCTCAAAAGGTATCTCAAATGA